The genomic region gttattcgcaattgaaaatgtcagtgtacgagccaaattctcgtcatttgcgggaggttttacttttctgcttcaatatgaagaaatctgctgctgaggctcatcgaatgctctcagatacttatggagaagccactattagtgaaaggacatgtcgtgagtggtttcagcgcttcaagaacggtgattttcacgtcgaagaccaacatagcggtggaagaaagaaggttttccaagatgcgaacttggaagcattacttgacgaagactcgtgtcaaagtcaacaagaattggcacaatcattgggagtgactcaacaaacaatctcaaaacgcctcaaagacatgggaatgattcagaagcaaggatattgggtgccgtacgagttgaaaccaagagatattgacaggcgtctgttcgcttgtgaacagttgcttgcaaggcaaagacggaagggatttctgcatcgtattgtgactggggacgagaaatgggttcattacgataatcccaaacgcaaaaagacttggggatatcccggccatgcttccacgtcgacggccaaaccgtctattcatggttccaaaatcatgctctgtatttggtgggatcaactcggcgtaatatattatgagctgttacaaccaactgaaacaatcacaggtgctctttatcgaacccaattaatgcgtttgagccgagcattgaaaaagaaacggctgcaatacaacgagagacatgataaagtgattttgcagcacgataatgctcgaccccatgttgcgcaagtggtcaagaaatacttggaaacattgaaatgggaagtcctaccccacccgccatattctcctgacctagctccttctgattatcacttgtttcgatccatggcacatgggctagctgaccaacacttccggtcttatgaagaagtaagaaattggatagaatcgtggatcgcttcaaaagatgtccaattttttcaacacgggattcgtatgctgcccgaaagatgggagaaagtagtggccagcgatggacaatactttggatcctaaaggtataattagttttttacaataaaatcgcgaaattcggaaaaaaaacggcggaagcaaagttgtacacctaataggTGATAATCACATTAGGTTTTCCCCACCTTTAAACACTCTTAAATACTGACAATTCAAACAAGAGATCAGTAAATAATGTTAGgtatttgaacaaaatttaaatctgtcTATCTGTTTatcaataaacaagttttttttgtacagTTTTAAAATACCTTTCGAATTAGGTGTCATTCGACCCATGGTGCCActaaaaaaatgacatttttggCCTAGTGGTGACacagtaaataatttttatgcaaaaacatTGGTAAAAGATAGTCCTTTTTGTCGTATTTAAGGcctcttttgaaattttgaaaaaaattatccgttaaaaagttaatagagGGGGGGGATAATTTAAAACGGTACTGTAGGTAATTCCTCTATATCCCATATTCTAACATTAATTTCTAGTTTAACATGCCCATTGATTCTGCTAGAATGGAATAAGTCTAATCTATATACCCATAACTTTGTGTCACTTCAAAAGTTACTATCAACCTTTGCTAGTCTTCTTTATAGTTGTATATTAAGTATTTTCTGCCTTTTTACATCTGAACATGAATTCGTCTAGTTTAACATACCCATATATTCTCCttatacagaaaaaaatcataaaattgcTCAATCCAAGTGCCCGtacatttatcaaaaatgttccAATTTCTTTACaatctttaattattattacttaaggggatttaaaattggcatttttcAGATTGAAAGCGAACTGAAAAATGTTCTAAGAGCAACATTAGAATATAACTATAATAGCACTGAAATCGAAAACCCAGTTATATTGGCATGGGATGAAATTCAAAAGGCCCAGAACTGTTGCGGGGTAAGTTTTCTGTAATCATATCGTAGAGATCAGGAATATATCACAAACATTTCTGGTCAAGACTACTGaggaaatatttccaaattagaTTTGCATATCGTAACTTAGTTCATAATTTGTCAATGAAATGTGTCGAAGTATAAAGACGAATTTAAGTCCGAATATAGCTACGACATAcatacataaacaaaattagtTTCAAAGCATTCTTgaacaagaatttttttacacaCTCCTCACTACACTACACCTCactacaaaattaattaacttcaGGTTGATAATGGAGCAGATTATCAGAAAAACCTTGCATGGAAAGAGCAAACATACATAATCCCGGAATCGTGTTGCGCTAAGGGGCTGGACGATAGACCCCTTGACCCCAACTGCACGACTACCCCCACAAAATCAAATTCGTTTTATGAAACGGTAAGTTCATGTTTTATCTTTAAAGTTTAACTacgaaataattatttagggCTGTTACGACAAACTCAAAGAACTGATACAGAAGAACTTCGACGCCTTTATCATAACTCTCGTCGTCTTGGGACTGATTGAATTAATCGAGATTTTGTTTGCCTTCTGTTTGGCGaagtcaataaataaatacgagaaataattattgtattttaatgttttgttcTATTACGATGCATGTAATATTATTCAGCTTAGAGATTCTAAGTATATGAATGTGCGAAAAGTTTGAGATGGATGTATTGTatgatttctatttatttcaaagacCAGTTGGATAACAAAGACTGATTAGAGTCtcttgaataaaaatagtGATAAGAAAGATTTATCCGTACATTCTTTATGTGCTTCGCTTAAGTGCGTCTTGTGAGTGTTCAATACAAGTTTGaccaatttcaattattaacaagagtttatttaagtgttaagaGATGGTTTCAAAATACAACTGTTTCATTTAGCAGATACCTACATTTATTAGTCATAGGTAGGTGTGTTTATAATTTAGAAAGTATTGGAATAATGTATAAACTATCTATTTATGAAGAAACTCTTTTTGAGACTTATTTGTATAAAACTTTACTGTATAAGATCTACCTCCGTTTCGCTATAGTTACCTAATTACTTGCATTTTATATGTTGCGAAGGagtaaatttgtatttatcaTTATATCGAACCTCGAATAGGTATTGtgtaaaaatttgtaagaatttgtaaaatctatctgtttaataaaataatagttggaaaattacttttgttgTAAGAACAATCAGTAGCAAGTCCGCTAAAGGAATAAAAACTCCTGGAGATTCCCCAATTTCGAAGATGGGTTCAGGATGTCAACGACATCTAAATTGCCCAATATTCTCGTTTACTTGTaattgaatatacagggtgatttttaagttgattttttccttttaacagaagataaaggtaaaaaaaataagtgttttttttatttaccactTTTCCTAAATATCAAAACTAACGGAGATACAGGCTGTTaaagtttataattaaaaactaaaaatgtttaacaacAATGAAACTAAACTtaatattacttaaataatatattgaaaatgaccGTCATTCACTTCTACACAGCATTCAGCGCGACGTATCGAAATTCGTTTGCCTCTATTTTTTGTTGTAGCCTCTACTATGCGCGCAACCAATTCCTCTCTTTTATTTACGGGAGTCTTAAAAACTAAAGATTCCATGTaaccccacaaaaagaaatcataTGGAATGAGGTCTGGTGATCTTGGAGGCCATGTTACTGGACCATTTCGGCCAAtccatttatttggaaaagtgTTGTAAAAGCTTGTATCTCcgttagttttaatatttcggAAAATTGATAAGTAAGAAAAAAGGTTATTTTATTGACCTTTATCTTCtgttgaaaggaaaaaatcaacttaaaaatcaccctgtatacaaagCTACACGCAGTTGTACCATAAAACACCAGGGTCaaggaatataaaatttcagcCAAACAGAAGTCACCAGTAGCAAAGTGTGCACTTCTAAACCGTCATCAGatcattttattactatttcaATGGTATTAATGTAGACTAATCAGACACGTTATTGAGATCTTCAGTTGTGTCAATAACTTTAATAAGAAGGATAAAGTTGCCACCATTGTTTATGCATGTGCAGACTGAggcataaaatataaatacaacGGACCGTTGAGTTACCACCTCAGTCATTATCGAGAAACAGGGATGATTACTTCGCCCATTGGTCATAGGCTTTTATGATGTCTAGTGCAGATGTGAGCGAAGCGTCAGGAAGAAATTCCCTTAAACCACGGCTtcaaaacctaaaaaaattttagaatgtatTTTGCTTATagctaatttttttagaagaattttatttttagaattacaTTTTACTTCCAAATTAATTCATTCTTGTTCATTACAAGTCAACGTTTGATAGAtatgtatcttttttttggtAGTTTCAAATAAGAATAATCGTCTTCTATGGagttaacaaataaataattgaagaacGTTTAATTTCTATCTTTAATCACCTTGCATAATACTTTTTGGCTTCTTCGTATCGTCAGAATTTCCCAAGTGAGgcagttaaatatttaatttttggaaaatttttgaattgacTTCCAttgatttcattattaaagTATACTTAATTAAGAGTGCACTCGAACATAAACTTTTAACTTATGGATttcttaattcaatttttattgattgaaTATACCTACGATGTAACTTCTGTTAAATGCACCGATAATTACatgatataacaataaaaatactttttaaactaaggcaaataaataagtaataaactaattggaaaaactgaaaatcaaGTGTGCATAACAACCTGAACCGTACAAATAGTGATCAAGGACGAATATTCAGTAAGTATATCTCAGGGATTTATAGGTTTTTATGATTTGTATTAAAAAGTCATGGCAAGATTATATAAAGCCATTATCTACTTATTTTGTTGATCCTCAAACTGAATCCATCAGCCACAGAAAAAGCTAGGTTGCTAGCTATTTATATGAAAGGGTCCTAAAGCTGGATTCTCATAGGAAAATcgatgaaattctaaattcgTCTAGTTCAggaatgtttattttcaaccaTTTTTGTAGgttttaaaacgttatttctattttatctaaatttttttaggtatATCAGATTTTTCATAGATGAGCAGGTGTTGggtttataattttaatctcgaaaataaaatgagataccaaaaaatattgaaagacaaaaaaagttgtatttttagtttctccATTCGATTATGGAATAATTAGGAAAATTGTATGATCTACTGAGGGTTATTACTTTAGTTGGAAATTCTGACATCAAAGCTGTGTGGGCACGTTCCTAAAATTGCTGAACAAATTCTGATTATCAGAAAGGTACaacataatattgtttttatattaattaacaataatttcaattggATTCGCCAggaaatgttttgaaaataacaaaataacaatttttttctaaatttaaacacCTTGTAATTTGGAAATGAAGCAATTTTAGGCATATGTTTACaggtatttttttctaatttttctctaCGAAGTACCCATGTGAATCTGCTGTGTATATTTAAGAAATACCTTGTATATCAGAAGACTAAAGTTTTTTAATCCTGTGGCGAAGTTCTGTATCTAcctttatactttttttttgcaaatctACTTagtaaaactaataaatataaacatgtATTGTGCTTGCGGACTTGAATTTTTCCTacttatacagagtgatttgCAACACAACCGACATAGAACAGGTGAATGTAGAGAACCTAaaaacatgtcgattttttatatgaagtttttttctgatgcCTACGGTTGCTGAAATATTGGcttcagaaaattaattaaaaaaattgaaaaaattcgtTATTTCAGGACAGCCTTAACCCAGAATAATCAAATTTGggaaatgttattattatattgaagtctttatttaataaaaaattgatgtgGCTGAAAGATCAATAAGAGTTGGTTTAGAGGTGTGTCACCcttaaaatattaggtgtacaactttgcttccgccgtttttgaatagatgtatgtagcggtaagtaatgatcgaaataaataaccccatgtgggcatgcaggagccttgggcacctgttaacataacctcataaaaatattagtctatttgtgtcttcatcataaagttattcgcaattgaaaatgtcagtgtacgagccaaattctcgtcatttgcgggaggttttacttttctgcttcaatatgaagaaatctgctgctgaggctcatcgaatgctctcagatacttatggggaagccactattagtgaaaggacatgtcgtgagtggtttcagcgcttcaagaacggtgattttcacgtcgaagaccaacatagcggtggaagaaagaaggttttccaagatgcgaacttggaagcattacttgacgaagactcgtgtcaaagtcaacaagaattggcacaatcattgggagtgactcaacaaacaatctcaaaacgcctcaaagacatgggaatgattcagaagcaaggatattgggtgccgtacgagttgaaaccaagagatattgacaggcgtctgttcgcttgtgaacagttgcttgcaaggcaaagacggaagggatttctgcatcgtattgtgactggggacgagaaatgggttcattacgataatcccaaacgcaaaaagacttggggatatcccggccatgcttccacgtcgacggccaaaccgtctattcatggttccaaaatcatgctctgtatttggtgggatcaactcggcgtaatatattatgagctgttacaaccaactgaaacaatcacaggtgctctttatcgaacccaattaatgcgtttgagccgagcattgaaaaagaaacggctgcaatacaacgagagacatgataaagtgattttgcagcacgataatgctcgaccccatgttgcgcaagtggtcaagaaatacttggaaacattgaaatgggaagtcctaccccacccgccatattctcctgacctagctccttctgattatcacttgtttcgatccatggcacatgggctagctgaccaacacttccggtcttatgaagaagtaagaaattggatagaatcgtggatcgcttcaaaagatgtccaattttttcaacacgggattcgtatgctgcccgaaagatgggagaaagtagtggccagcgatggacaatactttggatcctaaaggtataattagttttttacaataaaatcgcgaaattcggaaaaaaaacggcggaagcaaagttgtacacctaataatataaatttttttaacaccaattgaattaaaaattaaggtttaaaaataaaatagcaaatttaattttacatttttttgtactaataataataataataaataattttatttcctggGAAATAGGCTATCGGCCTTTTCGGCCTTTCTGCCTGTTACAtgtttccattattttccatgtTGACACAGAGTATATTATGATAATATATACAGTATAATACAATAGCATTTATTGGGGAAGGGGTGTCAGAGGTCCTTGTAGTACTCAATAACGTCTTGGTGGGGGTTTTATACCGTGACTGTCTATTTTGTCTTGTTAAACAAAGACTTTTTAGTATGTTCCAGTTTGTTTGTTtgtctttgaatttttttgttatgttttcaTGTCTTTCTCCAATCCTTGTCATGTTGCAGCGTCGATAGAGCAGTTCGTTTGACGGGTTATGTAGGGGGTTCTGGGGATGTCTTATTCTAGTTATTGTCCTAAGTGCTGTCTGTTCGGttgtctgaatttttttttagtctttTCCGAAGCGTTGGCCAGGATTATGTTCCCGTAGTCCAGAAGTGGTCTGCATATtgctttgtatatttttgtcgCTGTTTTCGTGGGTATGCCGGAGTTCTTGTAAGTCAGGGACCTGAAGTATTTAGCCCTTTTGATGATTTcagatttagttttgtctgtttgttttttgaaattgagctTGCTGTCTAGTATAATTCCCAAATACTTCACCTGTGGCTTTGGTGGCGTTCTGTGTCCGTCACAAGTTATTGTTGGTGAGTCCGGTTTGAGTCTGTGATTAGTTATTAGTAGTTGGTCCTTTGTGGCATTAGGAGTTAGCCTCCATTTGTAGAACCAGTCCATCGTCCGGTTTGTCAGTTTCTGCAGTTGTTCTGTTGCTTTTTTAGCAGTCTTAGCGTGACATATAAGTGCTGTGTCGTCTGCATATTGAAGGATGTATGAGGTCTTGTCAATGTGGTTTTTGTTATTGTCATCGTGTATATAGTTGTATATGTCATGGCAATATATATTATAGAGTAGTGGTGATAGAGGTGAGCCTTGGGGAAGGCCCTGTTCCGGTGTAAAGGAGAATGACATAGCGTCATTGAGTCGCACTTGCAGTGTTCTGTTCGAaagcatgtttttaattagtaGAATTAAGTATTTAGGGATGCCCAATAGATAAAGTTTGTAGAGCAGTCCTGCATGCCAAACACTGTCAAAAGCCTTGTTGATGTCCATCAGTAGAGTCGCGGTGTGTTCATTGTTTAAGTGCGTTGTTTGTATGTTGTTCGTCAGTATGAAGAGGGGATGCAACGTCGAGTTTTTTGTactattttacatttttcgaaaaatcgtttgttattgagaaaatatattttgtgatttggtattaaaattaatcaaatcgAGCAAGAACAAATTATGTGCCTTAAAGACTAAAAGGTCATGCTCCAACTGCTCTTCAACTGTTTTGTTGCTAGGATACGACTGTTGTTAAATCTGacgttatttaattttatgtagtttacaaattttttatgtatctTATTTTCGTTTGTAGTAATTTTATAATCAAAATGGctgaaaaattcacatttgaGAAGCAACTAATCACAATACATTATGTCACCTTGAACCTGTTTCAAGTTAATTGTAAAAAACGAATATTGTAGCATGGTTTCTAGATATGTGAAGAAGCATGTGacagttttatatttataggTGTCTACTTataataacataattttgttaaatcaatttgttgttaattttgttaaaaataaaaaaaaccgtttGGACATAATGCATTTTGTTCTGTTCGAGTGTATATAATGCGTTTCGATCAGATCGTTTTTGGGCTTTCCTTATTTTACTGGGGTCTTCGGGTCTAAAATACtattaaatatgttaaaataaagagGTGACAGGTATTTTATTCCAAAACCTTGTTTATTAGGATACAAATGACTGGCATTACAAAGTTcacaaaaccaaaataaacgagaatatacaataatatagaaacatattattaagtttacaaacaaaaataagtttaaagaactaaaaaaaataaaataatacgaTAAACCTCTAACTTTTCCTGTAAACAATCGCATaatatttcttctattttattttcaacaggAATGTTtagtgttttcaaaaaatgccgTATATGACAAAGGTGTGTCAGATTTCCAATCATTTCCGAATCTAGCCAGAAGTAATTTCTTCATGTCtgcttttttttcttgtttcatGCAATTAGATAAGGATATAATAATGCGATTATTTAGGTATCTGCCGATATGGAATCCCCgctttattattgaaaaatattttttttgtgtaatcATCGCATCGATAAGTGTTTTCCagctttattttcatttcagcCGTGTTTGTTTTCTcattcctatttttttaaaacatcaaaacaTATCCTTTTCATGTTACTAATTCCATTAATCCTCTTCAATACCGCAGTTAaatctttgtaattttttatcatccaATTCTTTCTTAGTACTCTGACTGACCTAACTTCTTCATAAATGCAGTATTCTGTaggtgttaaaatttgatcAGCTTTTCGAAGCTTTTGCTCGATGTGCCGAAAAACTCTATCGGTAGGCAAATAAGAATATTCACATACTGCAAAATTAGAACTATTTCATTTATTGTCGGTGAAGTCTCTTTTTGCAGCCAGTATAATAGAGCGTGAACTATGTGCTGGTTTTTGTTTTGACCCCCGCAGCCATCTACAAAGAACCGTAAAGTACTATGTCAGAGTCAAAACTGTAGCATTGTAGAAAGTCACTTTAACCGACTTTCTACAACGCTACAGTTTACGCCACACTTACTTCTTCTGCTCCCCTTCCAGCTTGCGTTTCATCCAAAATATACAAGTGAGAATGTTTAGTTCCTACAAAGGCAGTAAAATGAGATTTGGCGTGAGTAAAAGGTCTCTCCAATGTGAAGTTTAGGTATTGGTTAAATCTGCTGTAAGTCAAATATGAAAGTGGCAGGTCCAAAGGGCCTCTCCTTCATTAGGGCATGAAATGCTTTAGCTCTTAATTTATGGATACGTAAATTTGccattaaatattgtttttcattGCCTTCTGTAGCAAAAGCTGCATGTATCACAAGCTGGTGAACCAAagcttaaattatattttctcttaaatatatttaagaaaagtgttttctttactttaaGTCTATCTTCAACACTGTTATTATACATCTTGAATAgcttattaattataattaatgttTAACAAGCTTGGTAAATAAAGTCTTtggcttttaatttttgaataatggCTTTCAACAGCTCTTAGATTCGATAAGAAATTGTGTACTTGCAttcttttttcgaaatatttattaactttattgTTCCCACTTCTTTTCTCAACAACTCCTTCACCTGTTAAAATTCCTTCAGCGATTTTATTAAGCCTTCTCTGGTCAATTCCGAACaactttacaaaaaatttagaacataccgaaattttattgttctctgatgccattaaaaaatatttcatattaatgtTAGGATGCCTCCTGCGTCTAATTTTGCCTCTAATTCTACTTCGTTTTGGTAGTTTAATATCCATTAAATAAGATAGTTTTTTGTCTCGCTCTATTCTGTCTGgtttaaagaataaatttcttttaactttCGCTAGAACACTTTTGGAAATTTCGCAGCAAGAAAATCTGCCAATCCTATGGCCGCAAGGTGGACAAAAATTCAGGAGAAGGGCGTCCTTATCTTTGTATCTGGAAATagtatgaaaatcaaattattggACGAAGCAATAAAAACTCTTTGGTAGTAAAATCTGGACCCCTAAATCAAGATACTACATGGTTGCATCTCaccagaaaacaaaaaatggtttatgctttagaagaaattttaatattattttttatacctTAATGTTCTTACCTTTGTTCGTACGCTTCTTCTCTTTTAGTCTTACGTTTCAGTCGCTTTCTCGATCCCTGACTATTTACACCAACTGTAGCACTATGTAGATATTTCATTATCCATCAagttatgtattaattaatgcaaaaattactAGTAATTATGAGATAAAACTTGACGAGCaactaattattataataaacaaaatatacagattatGTTGTCGGGAAATAAGTGTTTTATGTGCGTCCGGATAGTCCTCTAGCGTTAAAATGACATAATGCGTTTTAATCCGGACGAATGTCGTGACATAATGCTTTTTGATCTGTTGATGGTATTTCTCCCTTGATTTTAACACGGAAGAAATGCCAATTGACAAGTATATTAAATGAGGGTCTATAAAACATCCAACTAGCTTGTGAAATCCGCATCAAACTCAGTTTTGTCCAAAAGTGTACATAATCTGTTTTGATTAGTTGCTCCTCATTTGAAGAACAAGTTGATGTAATATTAGTATTGGGATTCTGCCAGACTAATTGCCGAAGAAGaccaaaaatgatttttcaatcGTATTATCCTGTATTGTGAATCATTTGCTAATTTGAACGGAGAGCTCGGGAAACAGATTCTCTTTGCATAAATACTGCTGGAAGACGCGCTAACGCAATTAGCATACGGAATAAAGAGCGCATTttagagaatatttaaaatgaacaCCAAACCAGCACCTGACGAATATTTCGGCAATTTAATATACCACAGACCGCAGTTCATCGAATTATACGACGTAATTTGCTGCATCTTTcccattttcaaaaagttcaagaACTATTATCACAAGACTTAGAACCAAAGGtgatattttgtaatttcattcTACATCAGAGCATTCATTTTCACAAGATAATTCTCTTCATGAATGAAGTTTGCTTTACATGGAGAAGAATTAGAAATTTGCACAAGTCACGAATATTCAGAAGAAAATCTACATGCAGTAATAACTCACTATTTCCCaagataatataaaataaatgtgtgGGCAGGTGTTGAAGGACGGTACTTGATTGGGTTGATTATTTCACTAAACCAATTGAACAGCGTActctatttgtttttcttgcAACATACTCTTCCTGATCTACAGAAAGATTTGTCTTTACAACTGCGTTGTGTTGGTTTATGCATGATAGGGCACCTCTACATTTCAGAATGGATGTtcgacaatttttaaataaacagtTTCCAAATTGATGGATATGTCATGAAAATAATTGCCCTTAATACTGGCCCTCGAAGTCGTCAGATTTAAATAACTGTAAATTTTTCCTCTGGGGGGCTGTAAAAGAATTTGTGTATTCAATGCTGATTGAAACTGAAGAAGATTTGTGGAATCGCATGAACAATAAATGtactattataaaaaatgacatACAATTATTGAACAGAGTGAATTTTAACTTTCGACGAAGGATGCATCTGTGTGTAAGAGAAAATAGTAGCCATTTTGAACAACATCTTTagtatttatttgattttagtaataattagtttccaatagtgttaaattttgaataaatttaatttaacaattattaataatgaaaccTCGTTTTAGTTATCGTTTgcaaaatctttttaaataaaaatattgatgagCTATGATTAAGTTCATAG from Euwallacea similis isolate ESF13 chromosome 28, ESF131.1, whole genome shotgun sequence harbors:
- the Tsp66E gene encoding CD82 antigen isoform X3, giving the protein MVYDCGSCVVKYALCGFNFVIFILSTLILGIGIWLLLDTNSLIGLIRAAPSSVLETSTSPAFVQTTSYVMIAIGACMFFVSFLGYCGALRESRCMLTLYGILLIAILIAEITVLVTGIIMKSKIESELKNVLRATLEYNYNSTEIENPVILAWDEIQKAQNCCGVDNGADYQKNLAWKEQTYIIPESCCAKGLDDRPLDPNCTTTPTKSNSFYETGCYDKLKELIQKNFDAFIITLVVLGLIELIEILFAFCLAKSINKYEK
- the Tsp66E gene encoding CD82 antigen isoform X2, giving the protein MDNSANSMVYDCGSCVVKYALCGFNFVIFILSTLILGIGIWLLLDTNSLIGLIRAAPSSVLETSTSPAFVQTTSYVMIAIGACMFFVSFLGYCGALRESRCMLTLYGILLIAILIAEITVLVTGIIMKSKIESELKNVLRATLEYNYNSTEIENPVILAWDEIQKAQNCCGVDNGADYQKNLAWKEQTYIIPESCCAKGLDDRPLDPNCTTTPTKSNSFYETGCYDKLKELIQKNFDAFIITLVVLGLIELIEILFAFCLAKSINKYEK